A portion of the Mesobacillus sp. AQ2 genome contains these proteins:
- a CDS encoding GTP pyrophosphokinase family protein, producing the protein MEELTQQYTINPKKLRNDLKRFSLLYKFALDEMNTKINILKEEFIHIHDYNPIEHCNSRIKSPESIMKKLQRKNLEFSIGSIRENIKDIAGIRIICPFITDVYKISQMIEKQQDIELVERKDYIKNPKPNGYQSLHLIIKIPVFMSDRVEMVFVELQIRTIAMDFWASLEHKIYYKYDKEIPERIKKDLKDAALSAAELDLKMERINNEVAHLKGQDDATEDLLLLQKNNVRSFLNGFLVEVPKDLKR; encoded by the coding sequence ATGGAGGAATTGACTCAGCAGTATACCATCAATCCTAAAAAATTGCGGAACGACCTAAAAAGGTTTTCGTTACTCTATAAATTCGCATTGGATGAAATGAATACCAAAATCAATATTTTAAAAGAAGAATTCATCCACATTCATGATTACAATCCAATCGAACATTGCAATTCAAGAATTAAATCACCCGAGAGCATCATGAAAAAACTGCAAAGGAAGAACCTTGAGTTTTCAATTGGATCGATCAGGGAGAATATCAAAGACATAGCCGGAATCCGGATCATCTGTCCCTTCATTACGGATGTTTATAAAATAAGCCAGATGATTGAAAAACAACAGGACATAGAGCTGGTTGAACGAAAGGATTATATCAAAAATCCAAAACCAAACGGTTATCAGAGTCTCCATCTCATTATTAAAATTCCGGTTTTCATGTCTGACCGAGTCGAAATGGTCTTTGTCGAATTGCAGATCCGTACCATCGCCATGGATTTCTGGGCCAGTCTCGAGCATAAAATTTACTATAAGTATGATAAGGAGATTCCGGAAAGGATTAAAAAGGATCTTAAGGACGCAGCCCTTTCCGCTGCTGAACTGGATTTGAAAATGGAGAGGATCAATAATGAAGTCGCCCATTTAAAAGGGCAGGATGATGCAACTGAAGACCTTCTTCTTTTACAAAAGAACAATGTCCGATCCTTCCTTAATGGGTTTTTGGTGGAGGTACCTAAAGACTTAAAAAGGTAG
- a CDS encoding cysteine hydrolase family protein translates to MNQTLLIIDAQQELIDGNQKESAVFNKEQLISNINSVIEKAKTFGVPVVFVRDLDVAKGKDKGFQVHEEINIPADTMIFDKAATNSFHGTGLLNYLKSQKSEHVVIMGCKTEHCIDSAVRTATINGMDVTLVGDGHSTTASGALSAEQIIKHHNKTLHGHYNVEHFSVVRNAMEDLFNPIHDSYR, encoded by the coding sequence TTGAATCAAACATTATTAATTATTGATGCCCAACAAGAGTTAATTGATGGAAATCAGAAAGAAAGTGCTGTATTTAATAAAGAACAACTAATAAGTAATATCAATTCAGTAATTGAAAAAGCAAAAACATTCGGTGTTCCAGTTGTCTTTGTAAGAGATTTAGATGTTGCTAAAGGAAAAGATAAAGGATTTCAAGTTCATGAAGAAATTAATATTCCTGCGGATACAATGATTTTTGATAAAGCTGCAACGAATTCTTTTCATGGAACAGGACTACTGAATTACCTAAAATCTCAAAAGAGTGAGCATGTCGTTATAATGGGGTGTAAAACTGAGCACTGTATAGACAGTGCAGTCAGAACAGCCACGATTAATGGGATGGATGTTACATTAGTAGGTGATGGACATTCAACAACGGCTAGTGGTGCTTTAAGTGCAGAACAAATTATTAAGCATCATAATAAAACTCTTCATGGTCATTACAATGTGGAACACTTTTCAGTTGTTAGAAATGCAATGGAAGACTTGTTCAATCCAATTCATGATTCATATAGGTAA
- a CDS encoding VanZ family protein encodes MIGIEPLAFLSSIIFLIIYFIRLKNKRITVGRSIIDAVFLIYLICLLNITIFPIPFQKNFINDYLISLGVDVPYKYNLIPFMTVWNSLQNAVTYHTYFLELRNIGGNLVLLAPLGLYFHFIKRNLSLRKLIVSGFLISFLIEIIQLSISLSIGYSYRSFDIDDLLLNTLGFIFGYKAFLLIKNEILKQGTVSSKIKV; translated from the coding sequence TTGATTGGAATAGAACCATTAGCGTTTTTAAGCAGTATTATATTCCTTATAATTTACTTCATTAGGTTGAAAAATAAGAGAATTACAGTCGGTCGTTCAATTATTGACGCAGTTTTTTTAATTTATTTGATATGTCTATTAAATATAACTATTTTTCCAATTCCATTTCAAAAGAACTTTATTAATGATTACTTAATATCCCTTGGTGTTGATGTTCCTTATAAGTATAATTTAATTCCTTTTATGACTGTCTGGAATTCACTTCAGAACGCAGTTACTTATCATACCTATTTTTTAGAACTTAGAAATATAGGAGGGAATCTTGTTCTATTGGCTCCCTTAGGATTATATTTCCACTTTATTAAGAGGAATTTAAGCCTAAGGAAATTAATAGTTAGCGGATTTCTAATTTCATTTTTGATTGAGATTATTCAGTTATCAATTTCCTTATCTATTGGTTATTCTTATCGTAGTTTTGATATTGATGATTTACTTCTAAATACATTAGGTTTTATATTTGGTTATAAGGCATTTTTATTAATAAAAAATGAAATTTTAAAACAGGGAACAGTATCTTCTAAAATCAAAGTTTAA
- a CDS encoding nitroreductase family protein, whose product MTTLTQNDFKEIITGRRSIRNYDSTVKISKEEMAQILEEATLAPSSVNLQPWRFVVIDSKEGKETLAPLAKFNQRQVETSAAMIAVFVDMNSEEYLETIYNTAVKKGLMPAEVRDQQVPAIAGLVETMTTEQKKEMFLIDAGLVSMQLMLAARAHGYDTNPIGGYEKDQIAEAFDLDKDRFYPVMLISIGKAADQGYQSVRLPVDVIAQWK is encoded by the coding sequence ATGACCACACTTACACAGAACGACTTCAAAGAAATCATCACAGGCCGCCGCTCCATCAGGAACTATGATTCAACGGTAAAAATCAGCAAAGAAGAAATGGCCCAAATCCTTGAGGAAGCAACTCTGGCTCCATCCTCCGTGAACCTGCAGCCATGGCGTTTCGTCGTGATTGATTCGAAGGAAGGAAAAGAAACCCTTGCACCTTTAGCAAAATTCAACCAGAGACAAGTCGAAACATCAGCGGCCATGATCGCAGTGTTTGTAGACATGAACAGTGAAGAATACCTGGAAACGATCTATAATACTGCAGTGAAAAAAGGGTTAATGCCAGCTGAAGTCAGAGACCAACAGGTTCCCGCAATCGCAGGACTTGTGGAAACCATGACAACCGAGCAAAAGAAAGAAATGTTCCTCATCGATGCTGGACTCGTTTCCATGCAATTGATGCTCGCAGCTCGCGCACACGGCTATGATACAAACCCAATTGGCGGATACGAAAAAGACCAAATCGCAGAAGCCTTTGACCTGGACAAGGATCGTTTTTACCCTGTCATGCTCATCTCCATCGGGAAAGCCGCTGACCAGGGGTACCAATCAGTCCGCTTGCCTGTAGATGTCATCGCACAGTGGAAATAA
- a CDS encoding extracellular solute-binding protein — MKLTKFKAAVGIGMISLALAGCGNSDDKSAASNVNEKDSVDTIIEKAKTEGEIASVGMPDTWANWIDTWDQIEAEYGITQSDTDMSSAEELAKFESEGKNGTADIGDVGINFGPLAEKKGLTMPYKTSYWDEVPEWAKDDNGDWMLSYTGTIAFITDKQNVDKAPTSWKELANGDYSISTGDVTKATQAQFGVLAAALANGGDETNIKPGVDYFKGIAKEGRLTSADVSVANLEKGEIDVAIVWDFNGLNYRDQIDPERFEVTIPTDGSVVSGYTTVINKNAPHPNAAKLAREYILSDEGQTNLAKGYARPIRDVELPEEVQAKLLPDKAYENAKPVKDYSAWDQTAMELPQLWQQEVLVNAK, encoded by the coding sequence ATGAAATTGACAAAATTTAAGGCAGCAGTTGGAATAGGAATGATTTCTTTAGCGTTAGCAGGTTGTGGAAATAGTGATGATAAAAGTGCTGCGTCGAATGTGAATGAAAAAGATTCTGTTGATACGATCATTGAAAAAGCGAAAACAGAAGGGGAGATCGCAAGTGTCGGGATGCCTGATACTTGGGCGAACTGGATTGACACTTGGGACCAAATTGAAGCTGAATACGGAATTACTCAATCTGATACGGACATGTCAAGTGCGGAAGAGTTGGCGAAATTCGAATCAGAGGGAAAGAATGGCACAGCAGATATTGGGGATGTTGGCATTAACTTTGGGCCGCTGGCAGAAAAGAAAGGATTGACAATGCCGTACAAAACTTCCTATTGGGATGAAGTCCCTGAATGGGCGAAGGATGATAACGGCGACTGGATGTTAAGTTATACAGGGACAATTGCTTTCATTACGGATAAGCAAAATGTTGATAAAGCACCAACTTCGTGGAAAGAACTTGCGAATGGAGACTATAGCATTTCCACTGGGGACGTGACAAAAGCAACCCAGGCGCAATTCGGTGTGCTGGCTGCAGCACTTGCGAATGGCGGGGATGAAACAAACATCAAACCGGGCGTTGATTATTTTAAGGGAATTGCAAAAGAGGGCCGCTTGACCTCCGCTGATGTCAGTGTGGCAAATTTAGAAAAAGGGGAAATCGATGTTGCGATCGTATGGGACTTTAATGGATTGAACTATCGAGACCAAATCGATCCGGAGCGTTTTGAAGTGACGATTCCAACAGATGGTTCAGTAGTGAGCGGGTATACAACAGTGATTAACAAAAATGCTCCGCATCCGAATGCAGCGAAGTTAGCGAGAGAATACATTTTATCGGATGAAGGCCAAACCAACCTGGCAAAAGGGTATGCTCGTCCGATCCGTGATGTGGAGCTGCCGGAAGAAGTTCAGGCAAAGCTTCTGCCGGATAAGGCATATGAGAATGCCAAGCCAGTAAAAGACTACAGTGCATGGGATCAAACTGCCATGGAATTACCTCAGTTATGGCAACAAGAGGTGTTAGTCAATGCCAAATAA
- a CDS encoding YciI family protein, whose product MLFMLIVKASKNSEGGNLPSPELMEAMDKYNEELDKAGVRVMAKGLHPSTKGIRIYFPKTGENPVVTDGPFPETKELIAGFILIDVNTREEAIEWAMRMPDPQGQGEGQIELRQVF is encoded by the coding sequence ATGCTGTTTATGTTGATTGTCAAAGCCTCGAAGAATTCAGAAGGCGGAAATCTCCCGAGCCCAGAGCTCATGGAAGCCATGGATAAGTACAATGAGGAATTAGATAAGGCAGGTGTGCGGGTTATGGCTAAAGGGCTTCATCCAAGTACAAAGGGGATTCGCATTTATTTCCCGAAAACAGGTGAAAATCCGGTGGTTACGGACGGCCCATTTCCGGAAACAAAGGAATTGATTGCCGGGTTCATTTTGATTGATGTGAATACGAGGGAAGAAGCCATCGAGTGGGCCATGCGGATGCCCGACCCGCAAGGACAAGGGGAAGGTCAGATTGAATTACGACAAGTATTTTAG
- the spx gene encoding transcriptional regulator Spx — protein MTVTIYGLGCRSTKKARKWMINNKIPFVERNMMEEPLTVRELQELLRMTTDGTDDIISKRSLPYKTLNIDFDKLSLIELLEIVHQHPRLLKSPLIVDNKKLQVGYNEEEIRQFLPRKVRKFQWLQWKMEHLYPLEG, from the coding sequence ATGACTGTAACGATTTATGGATTAGGATGCAGATCAACGAAGAAAGCAAGAAAGTGGATGATCAATAACAAAATCCCTTTCGTCGAAAGGAATATGATGGAGGAGCCTTTAACGGTTCGTGAACTTCAGGAACTGCTGCGGATGACAACGGATGGCACGGATGACATTATCTCTAAGAGATCCCTTCCATACAAGACCCTTAATATCGATTTTGACAAACTTTCCTTAATTGAGTTACTGGAGATTGTCCATCAACATCCACGGTTATTAAAAAGCCCGCTGATCGTGGATAACAAGAAGCTTCAAGTTGGGTATAACGAGGAGGAAATCCGCCAGTTCCTTCCGAGGAAGGTTCGTAAATTCCAGTGGCTGCAATGGAAAATGGAACATTTATACCCTCTCGAGGGATAG
- a CDS encoding TetR family transcriptional regulator translates to MPEPKRKKLIESAETEFTRAPLFEASIANIVKEAGISRGSFYQYFEDKDDLYFYLLEDKLKMAKIYFSALLEKHQGDLIEALIELQNYFLLALSDEEEKQFLKNALLYTTNRVESSFTSIWDAYLEKEEYKKIGKLIDRKLLNIHAEKELLHIFKVVSALAFNNLIEKTVKGLSDEEAIESFKLSMSLLKHGIYHSEVHDK, encoded by the coding sequence TTGCCAGAGCCTAAAAGGAAAAAGCTTATTGAATCAGCAGAAACCGAGTTCACCAGGGCTCCCCTTTTCGAAGCGTCCATCGCGAATATTGTGAAAGAAGCGGGAATATCGAGGGGCAGCTTTTATCAATATTTCGAGGATAAAGACGATTTATATTTCTATTTATTAGAGGATAAATTGAAAATGGCCAAAATCTATTTCAGCGCATTATTGGAAAAACATCAGGGTGACTTAATCGAGGCACTGATTGAACTCCAGAATTACTTCTTGCTTGCCTTATCAGATGAAGAAGAGAAGCAATTTTTAAAAAATGCCCTGCTCTACACCACAAATAGAGTCGAAAGCTCTTTTACAAGTATCTGGGATGCCTATCTGGAAAAAGAGGAATATAAGAAGATTGGGAAACTGATTGATCGAAAACTTTTGAATATCCATGCAGAAAAAGAGCTGCTGCATATCTTCAAAGTCGTCTCTGCGTTGGCCTTTAACAACTTAATTGAAAAAACGGTAAAGGGCTTATCGGATGAAGAGGCAATTGAATCGTTCAAACTTAGCATGAGTTTGCTGAAACACGGAATCTACCATTCGGAGGTGCACGATAAATGA
- a CDS encoding alkaline phosphatase family protein, with amino-acid sequence MPNNKVIMITLDGCRYDTAIQQLGFLNHFVEKKLASRFKVQSETPSNSRPLYEVLLTGVPTHENGISTNYSVQRSKEQSIFSLAREAGMKTGAAAYHWVSELYNRAPYSMLEDRIQHDESRNIQHGIFYSDDTYPDSHLFQDAHHIISTCEPDFMYVHSMNIDDEGHKHTGNSIQYRQAVNRIDTILGVYLPIWMEMGYQILVTSDHGMDDFGNHGGTMPEHREVPLFLFSDCIRPHIGSKVVEQLQLAPLVCNMLGIEKGHKMQELDWGVLESEEDSVEKETIA; translated from the coding sequence ATGCCAAATAATAAAGTAATCATGATTACGTTGGATGGCTGTCGTTACGACACTGCCATCCAGCAATTAGGATTTTTAAATCATTTCGTTGAAAAGAAACTGGCCAGCCGTTTTAAGGTGCAATCTGAAACGCCCAGTAATTCGAGGCCATTATATGAAGTATTGCTGACAGGTGTTCCCACACATGAAAATGGGATTTCTACCAATTATTCTGTCCAAAGGTCGAAAGAGCAAAGCATTTTTTCCCTGGCAAGAGAGGCGGGGATGAAGACTGGCGCGGCTGCTTACCACTGGGTAAGTGAGCTGTATAACCGGGCGCCTTACTCGATGCTCGAGGATCGGATCCAGCATGACGAATCAAGAAATATCCAGCATGGAATCTTTTATTCGGATGATACTTATCCGGATTCACACCTTTTTCAGGATGCTCATCATATCATTTCCACCTGCGAGCCTGATTTCATGTATGTGCATTCGATGAATATTGATGATGAAGGACACAAGCATACTGGGAATTCCATTCAATACCGTCAGGCGGTCAATCGAATCGATACGATATTAGGAGTCTATCTGCCAATCTGGATGGAAATGGGTTATCAAATCCTGGTCACTTCCGATCACGGAATGGATGACTTCGGAAATCACGGCGGCACTATGCCTGAACATCGTGAGGTTCCGTTATTCCTATTTTCGGATTGTATCAGACCGCATATTGGTTCAAAAGTGGTCGAACAGCTTCAATTAGCTCCGCTTGTCTGCAACATGCTTGGGATTGAAAAAGGGCATAAGATGCAGGAACTAGACTGGGGTGTATTGGAAAGCGAGGAGGATTCAGTTGAAAAGGAAACAATCGCGTAA
- a CDS encoding MEDS domain-containing protein: MESTHLMEVNEIQNLTKGHVLYFYENQDQYILNAAEFITSGLELNEYCIIVENDRNTLLIKKRLTLLVNEYQLEKVVFVNNYDFYYATGDFRVNSIFDYLPDLTGGNSEIDLVARSWAHVEWRDEREVSKKLLDSENEADKIVTETNLLSVCAYDSKRVSKEFKEGLLPCHNFLVKEKQ, from the coding sequence GTGGAAAGTACGCATTTAATGGAAGTTAATGAAATTCAAAACCTTACTAAGGGCCATGTTTTATATTTCTATGAGAATCAGGATCAGTATATTTTAAATGCGGCCGAATTTATCACTTCCGGTTTGGAACTGAATGAATATTGTATCATTGTAGAAAATGATCGAAATACATTGTTGATTAAAAAAAGACTCACGTTATTAGTGAATGAATACCAATTAGAAAAAGTGGTGTTTGTCAATAATTATGACTTCTATTATGCCACGGGAGACTTTAGAGTTAATTCTATTTTCGATTATCTTCCTGACTTAACTGGAGGTAATTCAGAAATTGATTTAGTCGCCCGAAGCTGGGCCCATGTAGAATGGCGGGATGAGCGGGAAGTAAGTAAAAAATTATTGGATTCTGAAAATGAAGCTGATAAAATTGTGACCGAAACAAATCTTCTTTCTGTTTGTGCCTACGATTCAAAAAGGGTTAGTAAGGAATTTAAGGAAGGGCTTCTACCTTGCCACAACTTTCTTGTAAAAGAGAAGCAGTGA
- a CDS encoding putative quinol monooxygenase, translated as MIIIHAGFQVKADVEQEFLKEIKPLIEASRAEQGNVSYDLLKDTEKAGAYTMVELWKDMEAVKLHNQAEHFTAFMAKAPQFMAAPTEVKLFNAEPISK; from the coding sequence ATGATTATCATTCATGCCGGTTTTCAAGTAAAAGCAGACGTAGAACAGGAGTTTCTAAAAGAAATAAAGCCATTAATCGAAGCATCAAGAGCCGAGCAAGGCAATGTCTCCTATGACCTTTTAAAAGACACCGAAAAAGCCGGAGCCTACACAATGGTTGAATTATGGAAAGACATGGAGGCCGTCAAGCTTCATAACCAGGCAGAGCATTTCACCGCCTTCATGGCCAAAGCACCACAATTCATGGCCGCTCCAACAGAAGTAAAGCTATTTAATGCCGAGCCGATTTCAAAATAG
- a CDS encoding MarR family transcriptional regulator gives MENGSMENELIIQRLSEINKKAMAKFERCAGISPSRLEILRVIYESEEITQRALQKKVNIDHAAVTRHLKQLEDDGMVIRRKNSEDQRFTYVQLSEEGKRRVSAYCEEKQRFISSFLKGFTNEETEALLQMLTRLQKNIEEI, from the coding sequence ATGGAGAACGGCAGCATGGAAAATGAACTCATCATCCAAAGGTTGTCCGAGATAAACAAAAAAGCCATGGCGAAGTTTGAGCGCTGTGCTGGCATCAGTCCATCACGGCTTGAGATTCTCCGGGTAATTTATGAATCGGAGGAAATCACTCAGAGGGCACTTCAGAAAAAAGTCAATATTGATCATGCGGCGGTGACCAGGCATCTGAAACAGCTTGAAGATGACGGGATGGTAATCCGCAGGAAAAATTCTGAAGATCAGCGGTTTACCTATGTCCAGCTGTCTGAAGAGGGAAAACGGAGAGTGAGCGCGTACTGCGAAGAAAAACAACGGTTCATTTCCAGCTTCCTAAAAGGTTTTACAAATGAAGAAACTGAAGCTCTTCTCCAAATGCTTACACGCCTCCAAAAGAATATAGAAGAGATTTAA